In one Leishmania infantum JPCM5 genome chromosome 7 genomic region, the following are encoded:
- a CDS encoding putative electron transfer flavoprotein-ubiquinone oxidoreductase, whose amino-acid sequence MLRWTSRYLCASAAAAAGSEVHRDVEEFAVVIVGGGPSGLSAAIRLKQLAGDQRDSFRVGLVEKGSEIGAHTLSGACVEPHGLDELLPGWREQEGSILSSMTPVTSDAFHVLTGPSRSVKVPWLPSTLHNRGNYITSLGGMCKWLGEQAEALGVEIYPGFAAADVVVDEATGAVTGVQLNDRGVDKNGRRTAQYEPGMIFRAKQTIFAEGCRGSCTKQLEKRFGLRAADNPQTFGLGIKEVWEVPKERHHPGTVMHTVGWPTTDKGHDNTYGGAFLYHYGDGLISCGYVVGLDYSNPYCRPYMEMQKWKTHDLIRGQLEGGRPILYGARTLVEGGFSALPKLHFPGGVLAGDCAGFLNLPKIKGTHTAMKSGMLAAEAVYEDAFKGGKEEATSGVECKSYDDCFRSSWLYKELYTVRNVRQSFHKSFKWGMLYTGITSLLLHGREPWTLKHTTPDNLSLKPAKECVEIKYPKPDGTLTFDLLTNHSRSGTAHNADQPCHLRLKDSKVAEEVNLKTYAGPEARFCPAGVYEFVNDKLVINAQNCLHCKACDIKDPTQNINWTVPEGGGGPNYQGQM is encoded by the coding sequence ATGCTGCGCTGGACCTCGCGCTACTTGTgtgcctccgctgctgcggctgcggggtCTGAGGTGCACCGCGACGTCGAGGAGTTTGCCGTTGTCATTGTCGGCGGTGGCCCTTCGGGACTCTCCGCTGCCATTCGGCTGAAGCAGCTCGCCGGGGACCAGAGGGACTCTTTCCGCGTCGGCCTCGTCGAAAAGGGCAGCGAGATCGGCGCCCACACGCTCTCCGGCGCCTGTGTGGAGCCTCACGGGTTGGATGAGCTGCTGCCTGGGTGGCGTGAGCAGGAGGGATCCATTCTTTCCAGCATGACACCCGTCACGTCTGACGCTTTCCATGTGCTGACAGGGCCGTCACGAAGCGTGAAGGTGCCGTGGCTGCCCTCGACGCTGCACAATCGCGGTAACTACATCACGTCTCTCGGTGGCATGTGCAAGTGGCTTGGcgagcaggccgaggcgctCGGGGTGGAGATCTACCCTGGCtttgcggcggcggacgtCGTCGTTGACGAGGCGACCGGCGCCGTGACGGGGGTGCAGCTGAATGACAGGGGCGTCGACAAGAATGGCAGGAGGACGGCGCAGTACGAGCCCGGCATGATCTTCCGCGCAAAGCAGACCATCTTCGCCGAGGGCTGCCGCGGATCCTGCACCAAACAGTTGGAGAAGCGCTTTgggctgcgcgccgccgacaACCCGCAGACGTTCGGGCTCGGCATCAAGGAGGTGTGGGAGGTGCCCAAGGAGCGGCACCACCCAGGCACCGTCATGCACACGGTGGGGTGGCCGACGACGGACAAGGGGCACGACAATACCTACGGCGGCGCCTTCCTCTACCACTACGGCGACGGCCTCATTTCGTGCGGCTACGTGGTGGGCCTCGACTACTCGAACCCGTACTGCCGGCCGTACATGGAGATGCAGAAGTGGAAGACGCATGATCTCATCCGAGGGCAGCTGGAGGGTGGCCGACCGATCCTGTACGGTGCGCGCACGTTGGTCGAGGGCGGCTTCAGCGCGCTGCCGAAGCTGCACTTCCccggcggcgtgctggcgGGGGACTGTGCTGGTTTCTTGAACCTTCCAAAGATCaagggcacgcacacggccaTGAAGTCTGGCATGCTCGCTGCCGAGGCCGTCTACGAGGACGCCTTCAAGGgcggcaaggaggaggcgaccAGCGGCGTGGAATGCAAGAGCTACGACGACTGCTTCCGTAGCAGCTGGCTGTACAAGGAGCTCTACACGGTGCGCAACGTGCGGCAGAGCTTCCACAAGAGCTTCAAGTGGGGCATGCTCTACACCGGCATTACCTCACTCCTGCTGCACGGCCGCGAGCCGTGGACGCTGAAGCACACCACACCAGACAACTTGTCGCTGAAACCGGCGAAGGAATGCGTGGAGATCAAGTACCCGAAGCCTGACGGTACGCTCACCTTCGACCTACTCACTAACCACAGCCGTAGCGGAACGGCCCACAATGCTGACCAGCCATGCCATCTGCGCCTGAAGGACTCCAAGGttgcggaggaggtgaatCTGAAGACTTATGCCGGGCCGGAGGCGCGCTTCTGCCCAGCCGGTGTATACGAGTTCGTCAACGACAAGCTGGTGATTAACGCGCAGAATTGCCTCCACTGCAAGGCGTGCGACATAAAGGACCCGACGCAGAATATCAACTGGACGGTGcccgagggcggcggtggccccAACTACCAGGGCCAGATGTAA
- a CDS encoding putative vacuolar-type Ca2+-ATPase, which yields MAPLNATDIVVNTEPPQRRMAGAAAVPPPAPGTFTPAERAIGGEIQMPLEKIFARANEATPMYEKLGKVEGIANTLHTSLKNGVDGNTVEARRAFFGKNALPEEPPLTFWEMYKASWEDSMIRLLTVAAIVSLILGLTVPDPGETEVNYKTGWIEGFAIICSVIIVTTVSSVNDYNKEKRFHKLTEENSAQPVRVRRGGKDVTIDVTEIVVGDIVNLSPGLVVPVDGFYVTGMSVVIDESSVTGENDPKKKNANAPIILTGTVVNTAEDAYMLACAVGERSFGGKLLMESRGAGAPRPTPLQERLDELADLIGRIGLGAAMLLFALLSLMEGFRMLQHDSGASCRHFLDYFLLCVAIIVVAVPEGLPLAVTIALAYSQNKMHDDNNQVRRLRACETMGNATQICSDKTGTLTQNLMSVVQGYVGMQHFSVKRPGDLPEPVPLSGMRATSLRQLSEGIAINSSSEKVVSTTDKEGHTVAPYWQWVADKGNKTDNALLDFVDRVAMTEADARDMGSRPHQRIREACRQRGFTIFPFTSDRKRMSAVVRQEDGTLVHHVKGGSDRILPLCDRYVNEAGDEVPMTDEARARIAQQVKKLADMANRTIGVAYAVLGGTELPEDEPTESLVWLSLLGIQDPLRPEVADAVMKCQAAGVTVRMCTGDNIDTAVAISRQCGIFNRSRGDLAMTGQDFRNLVYDAYGDDERMAKFWPVLDHMTVMARSQPLDKQLLVLMLMTRGEVVAVTGDGTNDAPALRLANVGFVMRSGTDIAVKSADIVLLDDNFRSVQRAVVWGRCVNDNIRKFLQLQLTVNYVSVALTFIGSLMAGGHSSPLTTVQLLWVNLIMDTLAALALATEEPSEECLKRQPIHRKAPLVSRRMHMTITLIAVYHLALVLVLQAFGYRWFGLERYSREHSTIVFNVFVFGACSRCQLR from the coding sequence ATGGCGCCGCTTAACGCGACCGATATCGTGGTGAACACAGagccaccgcagcgtcgcatggctggcgccgccgcggtgccgccgcccgcgcctGGCACCTTTACCCCCGCGGAACGTGCCATCGGGGGCGAGATTCAGATGCCCTTGGAGAAGATCTTTGCCCGCGCCAACGAGGCAACGCCGATGTACGAAAAACTCGGCAAGGTAGAGGGCATCGCGAACACGCTGCACACGTCCCTGAAAAACGGCGTGGACGGCAACACCGTggaggcgcgccgcgccttctTTGGCAAGAACGCACTGCCCGAGGAACCGCCGCTAACCTTTTGGGAGATGTACAAGGCCTCGTGGGAGGACAGCATGATCCGCctgctgacggtggcggccaTCGTGTCGCTCATCCTGGGCCTCACCGTGCCGGATCCCGGCGAGACGGAGGTGAACTACAAGACGGGCTGGATCGAGGGCTTTGCCATCATCTGCTCTGTTATCATCGTGACCACAGTGTCATCCGTTAACGACTATAACAAGGAGAAACGGTTCCACAAGCTGACGGAGGAGAACTCCGCGCAGCCGGTTcgcgtgcgccgtggcggaaAAGATGTCACGATCGATGTGACGGAGATTGTCGTGGGCGATATCGTGAACCTGTCGCCTGGCCTTGTGGTGCCTGTGGATGGGTTCTACGTGACGGGCATGAGCGTTGTGATCGACGAGAGCAGCGTGACGGGCGAGAATGACCCGAAGAAGAAGAACGCGAACGCGCCGATCATTTTGACAGGGACTGTGGTGAACACTGCGGAGGATGCGTACATGCTTGCGTGTGCCGTGGGTGAGCGCTCGTTCGGCGGCAAGCTGCTGATGGAGtcgcgcggcgctggtgcgcctcgcccgacgccgctgcaggagcgcctgGACGAGCTTGCCGACCTCATCGGCCGCATCGGTCTCGGCGCTGCGATGCTACTGTTCGCCTTGCTGTCCTTGATGGAGGGGTTCCggatgctgcagcacgacTCGGGAGCTTCGTGCCGCCACTTCCTCGACTACTTCCTTCTCTGTGTCGCCATCATTGTGGTGGCCGTGCCGGAGGGTCTTCCGCTGGCCGTGACGATCGCGCTTGCCTACTCTCAGAACAAGATGCATGACGACAACAACcaggtgcgccgcctgcgcgcgtgcgagaCGATGGGCAACGCGACGCAGATTTGCAGCGACAAGACAGGCACGCTGACGCAGAACCTGATGAGCGTGGTGCAGGGCTACGTTGGCATGCAGCACTTTTCTGTGAAGCGTCCTGGCGACTTGCcggagccggtgccgctgtctGGCATGCGCGCGACCTCGCTTCGCCAGCTCAGCGAGGGCATTGCGATCAACAGCTCGAGCGAGAAGGTTGTGAGCACGACGGACAAGGAGGGCCACACGGTCGCGCCGTACTGGCAGTGGGTGGCGGACAAGGGCAACAAGACGGACAACGCGCTGCTGGACTTTGTGGACCGCGTTGCGATGACGGAGGCGGACGCACGCGACATGGGGTCGCGGCCGCACCAGCGGATTCGCGAGGCGTGCCGGCAGCGCGGGTTCACGATCTTCCCGTTCACGAGCGACCGGAAGCGGATGAGCGCTGTTGTGCGGCAGGAGGACGGGACGCTGGTGCACCATGTGAAGGGCGGGTCTGACCGTATTCTGCCGCTGTGCGACCGGTACGTGAACGAGGCGGGCGACGAGGTGCCCATGACGGACGAGGCGCGGGCGCGCATTGCGCAGCAGGTGAAAAAGTTGGCGGACATGGCGAACCGCACCATCGGTGTCGCGTACGCGGTGCTTGGCGGCACTGAGCTTCCCGAGGATGAACCGACCGAGAGCTTGGTATGGCTGTCCCTGCTCGGCATCCAGGACCCGCTGCGACCGGAGGTGGCGGATGCCGTGATGAAGTGCCAGGCGGCGGGAGTGAcggtgcgcatgtgcacagGTGACAACATCGATACGGCGGTGGCCATCTCACGCCAGTGCGGCATCTTCAACCGCTCTCGCGGCGATCTTGCGATGACTGGCCAGGACTTCCGCAATCTTGTGTACGACGCgtacggcgacgacgagcgcATGGCGAAGTTCTGGCCTGTGCTGGACCACATGACGGTGATGGCGCgctcgcagccgctggaCAAGCAGCTTCTTGTGCTGATGCTGATGACGCGCGGCGAGGTTGTCGCTGTgaccggcgacggcacgaacgacgcacctgcgctgcgccttgcGAACGTTGGGTTTGTGATGCGGAGCGGGACGGACATTGCGGTGAAGTCTGCGGACAttgtgctgctggacgacaACTTCCGCtctgtgcagcgcgccgttgTGTGGGGCCGGTGCGTGAACGACAACATCCGCAAGTtcttgcagctgcagctgacggTGAACTACGTGTCCGTGGCACTGACGTTCATCGGGTCGCTCATGGCGGGCGGCCATTCCTCGCCGCTGacgacggtgcagctgctgtgggTGAACCTGATCATGGACACACTGGCCGCCTTGGCGCTTGCGACGGAGGAGCCGAGCGAGGAGTGCCTGAAGCGGCAGCCCATTCACCGCAAGGCACCGCTGGTTTCGCGCCGCATGCACATGACGATCACGTTGATTGCTGTGTATCACCTGGCTCTCGTACTCGTGTTGCAGGCGTTCGGTTACCGGTGGTTCGGCCTGGAGCGCTACAGCCGCGAGCACAGCACAATCGTCTTCAACGTGTTTGTGTTCGGCGCCTGTTCCAGATGTCAACTCCGC